The DNA sequence GTGGCAACGGAAAAGGCCAGGCCTCAAATGGCCTTCAAGGCCAGGAAGTGGTTCCGGGAAAGAGGAAGCGCCACCTGCAGGAACTGCCATGTCCTCGACGCCATACTGGGAAGCCGCCGTGGTATCGGCGCTGTTCATATCGATGATGCCATGAAAAAGGACGGCAACTGTATCGAGTGTCATATGAACCTCGTTCACCGCTTTGTTCCCGGTGAAAAGGTCTTCAAAAAGGCAGCCTGGGACAGGATGGTCGATGAAGAGTATGGCAGGGTAAAACCGGAAGAAGAGAAAAAGGAACCGGCAAAAGTGCCTGCTGAGGCGCCGAAAGAAGGGCCGCCGGCAGAAGAGCCAACTCAGCAGGAAGAAGAAATGCCTGTAGAAGAGGCCCTTCCTGTAGAAGAAACAACCCGGCAGGAAGGTGAAAGCACGGATTCATCCTCTGCCGGCACAGAGGAATAACTTGTGGCGGCAGTTGTTTATGTTTGGGCAGGCTTTTTAGTCTGCCCTTTTTTATGAAATCATGTTTAGAATACCCCGTCCTGTACGCGGCTATGAAGGGCATCCTTATAATCCCCTCTCCCCCGGTGGGATCTCGATGTCCCCTGGCTGGGGTGAGGGGGGGCTTATGCCCGGGCACTTAATATGGGTCTCTTTATAATCTCCCGATTATTTATTGTATTTTCGAGTGGTCATATTCCATATACAAGGCTAGCTTTTATTAAATTCTCCAAAGAGAAGAGGTAGGGCCGCAGACATGGATATTGCCCACAAAATCAGTCTTTAAAATTCATTTCAAAAAGATTTAATTTTCCTGCAAAAATATTCACTTGCCAGGTCATTGTCAGTATTTGACTTTTCTATGCTGAAGCCGGCTCTTTCGATCATACCCTCGAGTATCCAGTCAAAAGTACTGTATTCATCTCTTATGTGGACTTTCGTTTCATCAACAAATTCTTTACTGAACTCTTTTGACAGTTCAGCAAGCAAGGCTTCTGTTTTTGCTTCGTAGTCAGGTGTAAACCGGTAAACAAGGTCTGATAGAAATAAAATACCGCCGGGCTTTAACATTTTATTCATGTTAAGTAATCCGGCCTGTTTCCAATAATCAGGAAGATGGTGGAATGCCCATTTTGTATTAATTATGTCTGCCTCTTCTCCCGGTTGAAATTGCAAAAAACCGGAATGGCAAAATTCAACGTTTTTGATGTTAAGTCTACTTGCTTTGAATGAAGCGATATTAAGCATTTCCTGCGAAACATCGATAGCATAGATTTTTTTAAAGTATTTAGATGCATGAATAGAAAAAGCGCCCGTGCCGCAGCCCATATCAATAACCGTTAAATCTTGAGGATTTGAAATATTTAAATGAACCAGGAAATCTTCCACTTCTTTTTCATAATCACGAAAGCTCTCCATTTGTTCGTCGTAAACGTCGGTAATTTCTTTTTTAGAGTAATCAGCACCGACATGATTAAACTCGTTGTATATCCAGTCTTTCATTTATTTCCTTCAGTTTTCAGGCCTGGTTTTTACCAGCGCCTTGTATTGTTCTTTATAAGACCCATTTTTTTGGTGGGGTGGACCTTATAAGCCTGTTTTTTAGACTTTGGTTTTTTATATACCTCAGGCAATTTTGTTTGTAAAGGGATTTAGTTGATTGGGTCTCTGTTGCAGGTTAAGGTTGAAGGGCGAGTTCAAAGTTCAAAGTCCGTGTCATCCCTGTTCTATAAGCTTTTCCATGGCTACTTATAAAAAACCGCACCTTGAGATTCTTTCCCTTGCAGGTATATAATCCTTTCCATGAATGATCAAAAAAACTACAACCTCATCGTCATTCTCGGCCCTACCGCTTCAGGTAAAACAGGACTCGCCGTCAGGCTTGCCGGAGAAAGCGGTTCCGAGATCATATCGGCTGATTCGAGACAGGTCTACAGGGGGATGGATATAGGTACGGGGAAGGAGCTTGAAGAGTACGGTAATATTCCTTATCACCTCATCGATATTATCGATCCTGCGGAAGAATTCAGCCTCTTCGATTACCAGCAGGCTTTTTATGAAATTTTCAATGATTTGAGAAAGAGGGATATTATTCCCATCATGGCCGGGGGGACGGGGCTTTATCTCGATGCCGTTATTCGGGCCTATGATATGCTTAAGGTACCCCAAAATCGTGCTCTCAGGCTGGAGTTGGAACCTTTATCTGAAGAAGAAATTGCTGAGAGACTGCTCAAGTTAAATCCTGCACTTCACAATACGACGGACCTGAAGATTAAGGAAAGAATCATTCGGGCCATTGAAATTGCTATTTATGAGGAAGAAAAGGGAGATGAAGGGCCGGTCCACCCTGAAATCATTCCCCTTGTAACAGGTGTTCGCTGGAAGAGGGAAGTGTTGAGAGCGCGAATTACAAAACGCCTTAAAGCAAGACTCGATGCGGGACTGATCGATGAAGTCAGGTTCCTTCATAAGTCGGGCATTAGCTGGGAGAGGCTTGATCTCTTTGGTCTTGAGTACCGTTTTGTGGCAATGTATTTGAAGGGGGAGATCAATAAAAATGATATGTTCCAGAAGCTTAATAGGGCCATTCACCAGTTTGCAAAAAGGCAGGAAACATGGTTCAGGCGGATGGAGAAGCATGGAGTGAAAATCGAATGGATAGAAGAAGGCGATTATGAAAGGCTTAAAAGTTACGTCATTCATGAAATACCCTCCTTACGTTGAAAAATATCTGAAAAAGAATGGTGGCAGTCCGTGGTCACTTTCTTCTATGCCTCATGCACCGGTTGAAGCGGCTATTGTCATTCCGGCCCTGGCTGAAAGGGA is a window from the Deltaproteobacteria bacterium genome containing:
- a CDS encoding NapC/NirT family cytochrome c, whose product is MSLTEKIKVYRKKWEGKFLPFFLGAFVLLLIQMSIHGFDRFSRTEAFCTSCHSMDLMGKEYRESIHYSSRSGVRASCGDCHVSKGTLAAMWEHFMAASMVYSEALHDFSDPVATEKARPQMAFKARKWFRERGSATCRNCHVLDAILGSRRGIGAVHIDDAMKKDGNCIECHMNLVHRFVPGEKVFKKAAWDRMVDEEYGRVKPEEEKKEPAKVPAEAPKEGPPAEEPTQQEEEMPVEEALPVEETTRQEGESTDSSSAGTEE
- a CDS encoding methyltransferase domain-containing protein — protein: MKDWIYNEFNHVGADYSKKEITDVYDEQMESFRDYEKEVEDFLVHLNISNPQDLTVIDMGCGTGAFSIHASKYFKKIYAIDVSQEMLNIASFKASRLNIKNVEFCHSGFLQFQPGEEADIINTKWAFHHLPDYWKQAGLLNMNKMLKPGGILFLSDLVYRFTPDYEAKTEALLAELSKEFSKEFVDETKVHIRDEYSTFDWILEGMIERAGFSIEKSNTDNDLASEYFCRKIKSF
- the miaA gene encoding tRNA (adenosine(37)-N6)-dimethylallyltransferase MiaA: MNDQKNYNLIVILGPTASGKTGLAVRLAGESGSEIISADSRQVYRGMDIGTGKELEEYGNIPYHLIDIIDPAEEFSLFDYQQAFYEIFNDLRKRDIIPIMAGGTGLYLDAVIRAYDMLKVPQNRALRLELEPLSEEEIAERLLKLNPALHNTTDLKIKERIIRAIEIAIYEEEKGDEGPVHPEIIPLVTGVRWKREVLRARITKRLKARLDAGLIDEVRFLHKSGISWERLDLFGLEYRFVAMYLKGEINKNDMFQKLNRAIHQFAKRQETWFRRMEKHGVKIEWIEEGDYERLKSYVIHEIPSLR